The following proteins are co-located in the Sporolactobacillus pectinivorans genome:
- a CDS encoding MFS transporter has protein sequence MTKSNRIRLSFVLYLNYFVHGMGLLILTQNMKALGNVWGTPLATVSYVISGVGIGRLLAYYLLGSLSDRYGRKSFVYVGMLSYLIFFIGIILTKDFRVAYLLAILAGVANSALDSGTYPTFLEMSRENGAANILIKAAMSIGEFVLPIFVGLNENLGGWYGSIFIIASAVLLINFLLLSRTQFPKQTSYEKQISHRLMSGSKISGSRISLIAILSVYGYTSMALMILYTQWITLYGTDILHMNNMEAHFLLSLYSIGSIVGVLLIFFILNRSLINEVKLIVGLNSLSLFVLLIICFSANHLLISICSFVFGITAAGGIMQVGLNIFISLFPQAKGRVTGIYFSFGSIASFTVPIITGRLSEISTATALRADIIVALVSFVIWAIGQRLMAASTEPSGCQKERNQINFIDYWILKLLQWRFKLIRTIGIKKMNQNGSIFDPEREKQIMTKIDRQIADAENVSYYQAIYQTILASSKEYQSQIQEKGRIR, from the coding sequence ATGACAAAATCAAACAGGATCAGGCTAAGTTTCGTTTTATATCTGAATTATTTTGTTCATGGAATGGGATTATTAATCCTGACTCAAAATATGAAGGCTTTAGGCAATGTCTGGGGGACGCCATTAGCAACTGTTTCTTATGTAATTTCCGGTGTCGGGATTGGCCGGCTGCTGGCATACTATCTGCTTGGCAGTCTGTCAGACAGATACGGTCGAAAAAGTTTTGTATACGTGGGGATGCTGAGTTACCTGATCTTTTTTATTGGTATCATTCTAACTAAGGATTTCAGAGTAGCGTACTTATTAGCCATTTTGGCAGGGGTAGCCAATTCAGCACTTGATTCCGGCACGTATCCGACATTTCTGGAAATGAGCAGGGAAAATGGGGCGGCCAATATCCTGATTAAAGCCGCGATGTCCATTGGAGAATTTGTGCTGCCAATTTTCGTTGGTCTCAATGAAAATTTAGGCGGTTGGTATGGTTCAATCTTTATTATTGCCAGTGCAGTTTTGCTGATTAATTTTTTGCTGCTCAGTCGGACACAATTTCCCAAGCAAACGAGTTACGAAAAGCAAATCAGTCACCGTCTGATGAGTGGGAGTAAAATTTCAGGATCACGGATCAGTTTAATAGCCATCCTATCCGTTTATGGTTATACTTCCATGGCACTTATGATTCTTTATACTCAGTGGATCACTCTTTATGGAACGGATATTTTACACATGAATAACATGGAAGCTCACTTTCTGTTATCGCTCTACAGCATCGGTTCTATTGTTGGGGTACTGTTGATTTTCTTTATACTTAATCGTTCACTGATTAATGAAGTTAAATTAATCGTTGGTCTGAACAGTCTATCGTTATTCGTACTTCTAATCATTTGCTTTTCAGCCAACCATTTATTGATCAGCATTTGTTCATTTGTCTTTGGTATCACGGCTGCCGGCGGAATCATGCAAGTTGGTCTGAATATTTTTATTTCTCTATTTCCGCAGGCCAAGGGCCGTGTTACAGGAATCTATTTCTCATTCGGCAGCATTGCATCATTCACTGTACCGATTATTACCGGCAGGCTGTCTGAAATAAGTACAGCAACTGCACTGCGTGCCGACATTATCGTTGCTCTTGTTTCATTTGTTATATGGGCTATCGGCCAAAGATTAATGGCCGCTTCCACTGAGCCTTCAGGCTGCCAGAAAGAACGTAATCAGATTAATTTTATTGACTACTGGATCCTTAAATTACTGCAATGGCGTTTCAAATTAATCAGAACCATCGGTATTAAAAAAATGAACCAGAACGGCTCGATTTTTGATCCGGAACGTGAAAAACAGATTATGACAAAGATTGACCGCCAGATTGCGGATGCCGAGAACGTGAGTTATTACCAGGCTATTTACCAGACCATTTTAGCGAGTTCGAAGGAATATCAATCCCAGATACAAGAGAAAGGAAGAATCAGATGA
- the aroC gene encoding chorismate synthase, whose amino-acid sequence MIYLTAGESHGPELTGLIEGFPAGLKLSVDQINHKLRERQSGYGRGYRQKIEKDQVKITSGVRHGITLGSPITLRITNLDHAHWSEIMDPVNEPDQENILRQVKNPRPGHADLVGGMKYGHRDLRNVLERSSARETAMRVAIGAVCIQLLNQLGIQIAGYVQKVGSIDADADRLLSPGRIEEKISQNDLRIVEQDKVQPIHELIDQTKKDGDTLGGIVRVVVQNVPAGLGSYVSWNEKLDARIAAAVVGVNAFKGVEFGDGFSMSAKPGSQVMDQIYWDQDKGWYRGSDHLGGFEGGMTNGMPIIVNAAMKPIPTLYKPLHSVAIDTKKEHKASVERSDVTAIVPASLVIEAVVAIELCQAILDTFDSSSMERLKKQYRDYCKEIKNY is encoded by the coding sequence ATGATTTACTTAACTGCAGGAGAATCACATGGACCGGAATTAACCGGGCTAATTGAAGGCTTTCCGGCCGGATTGAAATTATCGGTTGATCAAATAAATCACAAATTGAGAGAAAGACAAAGTGGTTATGGCCGCGGCTATCGCCAAAAAATTGAAAAAGATCAGGTAAAAATTACTTCCGGTGTGCGCCATGGTATCACTCTGGGATCCCCAATCACTTTACGGATTACAAACCTGGATCACGCTCACTGGAGTGAAATTATGGATCCTGTCAATGAACCTGATCAGGAAAATATTTTACGGCAAGTAAAGAATCCACGCCCGGGTCACGCTGATCTAGTTGGTGGCATGAAATATGGTCACCGGGATTTGCGCAATGTATTGGAACGTTCATCAGCACGCGAAACGGCTATGCGGGTAGCCATTGGTGCTGTTTGTATTCAGCTGCTGAATCAGCTGGGTATTCAAATTGCCGGATATGTACAAAAAGTAGGATCCATTGATGCTGATGCCGATCGATTATTATCACCCGGCCGGATTGAAGAGAAAATCAGCCAAAATGATTTGCGGATTGTTGAACAAGATAAAGTCCAGCCCATCCATGAGTTAATTGATCAGACGAAAAAGGACGGAGATACTTTAGGAGGCATCGTTCGGGTCGTTGTGCAAAATGTACCTGCCGGCCTGGGAAGCTATGTCAGTTGGAATGAAAAACTGGACGCCAGAATTGCAGCTGCTGTAGTAGGGGTCAACGCTTTTAAAGGTGTTGAATTTGGCGATGGTTTTAGTATGAGCGCCAAACCTGGCAGTCAGGTGATGGATCAAATCTACTGGGATCAGGATAAAGGCTGGTATCGCGGCAGCGACCATCTTGGTGGATTTGAAGGCGGCATGACTAATGGCATGCCAATCATTGTAAATGCTGCCATGAAGCCGATTCCCACTCTCTATAAACCATTACACAGTGTCGCTATTGACACGAAAAAAGAGCATAAAGCGAGCGTGGAACGTTCAGACGTTACAGCTATTGTTCCGGCTTCACTAGTGATTGAAGCTGTTGTTGCGATCGAACTGTGCCAGGCTATTTTAGATACTTTCGATAGCAGCAGCATGGAACGTTTGAAGAAACAATATCGCGATTATTGTAAAGAGATTAAAAACTATTAG
- the aroA gene encoding 3-phosphoshikimate 1-carboxyvinyltransferase yields MKTLKTNIQKGLHGELSVPGDKSISHRSIILGAISAGETEITHFLTSEDCLTTIQAFLDMGVNIERQHDHVLVHGARMNGLRQPKHPLNMGNSGTTTRLLLGLLSGQNFTAGLMGDRSLSKRPMRRVTEPLAQAGARFKVTGNGLLPITIYGSPDLSTFNYRLPVASAQVKSALILAALQADGVSTIVEKQQTRNHTELMLKAFGGEIEQQGLTITVTGKPHLIGQNITIPGDMSSAAFFIAAATLLPNSAIRLKNVGLNPTRIGFLDVLKRMGADITIQNNVNHAEASGELLVRRSVLHAVHLSSRDIPSVIDELPLIALLATQARGTTEITGAEELRVKETDRIAVVTAELQKLGADITELPDGMVINGPTPLEPRRTDVVDTHGDHRIGMMLSVAALLTRSELKLANETAINISYPDFFIDLDRLIAAKRSVIL; encoded by the coding sequence TTGAAAACATTAAAAACGAACATTCAAAAGGGACTGCACGGTGAACTGAGCGTACCGGGCGATAAAAGCATCTCCCATCGCAGCATCATTCTGGGTGCCATTAGTGCCGGCGAGACTGAAATTACTCATTTTCTTACATCAGAGGATTGCTTAACTACCATTCAGGCTTTTCTGGATATGGGGGTCAACATTGAACGCCAGCATGATCATGTCTTGGTGCATGGGGCTCGGATGAACGGACTGCGTCAACCGAAGCATCCCTTAAACATGGGGAATTCCGGAACGACAACGCGACTATTATTGGGATTATTAAGTGGGCAAAACTTCACTGCTGGGTTAATGGGTGATCGGTCATTAAGCAAAAGGCCTATGAGACGGGTAACCGAACCGCTCGCCCAGGCAGGAGCGCGATTCAAGGTCACTGGAAACGGATTATTGCCTATTACTATCTATGGCTCCCCTGATCTTAGCACCTTCAACTACCGGCTTCCGGTTGCCAGCGCCCAAGTTAAAAGTGCCTTGATTTTAGCTGCATTACAGGCCGACGGTGTTTCAACGATCGTTGAGAAACAACAAACCAGAAATCACACCGAATTAATGTTAAAGGCATTTGGCGGTGAGATTGAACAGCAAGGTTTAACAATCACAGTAACTGGAAAACCACATCTGATTGGCCAGAATATCACGATTCCTGGCGATATGTCATCGGCGGCTTTTTTTATCGCTGCGGCTACTTTACTGCCTAATAGTGCGATCAGGCTCAAAAACGTAGGCCTGAATCCTACCCGTATCGGTTTTTTAGACGTTCTAAAAAGAATGGGCGCGGACATTACAATTCAAAATAACGTGAATCACGCTGAAGCTTCCGGAGAGCTTTTGGTACGAAGGTCTGTGCTGCATGCGGTTCATCTTTCAAGTCGGGATATTCCAAGTGTGATCGATGAATTGCCGCTCATTGCCTTACTGGCAACTCAGGCTCGGGGAACAACTGAAATTACCGGGGCCGAAGAGTTGCGGGTCAAGGAAACGGATCGAATTGCGGTAGTTACTGCGGAATTGCAAAAACTGGGTGCGGACATTACCGAGTTACCTGATGGTATGGTTATTAACGGACCGACCCCATTGGAACCAAGGAGAACGGATGTCGTTGATACGCACGGCGACCATCGGATCGGGATGATGCTGAGTGTGGCTGCTCTGTTAACCAGAAGTGAACTGAAACTGGCCAATGAAACGGCGATTAATATCTCCTACCCGGATTTCTTCATTGATCTTGACCGGTTGATAGCGGCGAAAAGGTCCGTGATCTTATGA
- a CDS encoding prephenate dehydrogenase, giving the protein MKTIVIDGLGLIGGSTALAIRQKWPDHQIFAVDVNDIALEFAQSHGLVDGGFDRIQDIAATADFIILAAPVSIILEHMEQLAEMQLKPDVIVTDVGSTKRQVMAKAKILTDQGIIFIGGHPMAGSHKTTVLAARADLFQSAYYFLISDTITDQQHRSAIKSLQSLLSGLDVKWQLISALQHDRVVALISHLPHIIASGLVNMSQDELSHSPLSLKLAAGGFRSITRIASSDPEMWTDILLSNSNTIGDKIEHFVRILQQVRQAIAQSDRDAIWNYFYSAKITRDSINTQAGRHVPNFYDLFINIPDQVGAIAKVTHILEEAKINLINIHILEIREETDGVLQLSFSNQKDLIDAKGELQRRGLSVVGGD; this is encoded by the coding sequence ATGAAAACGATCGTTATTGATGGCCTGGGGTTAATTGGCGGCTCGACCGCTTTAGCGATCCGGCAAAAATGGCCGGATCATCAAATCTTTGCTGTCGACGTCAATGATATCGCGTTAGAGTTTGCACAAAGTCACGGGCTGGTCGACGGTGGATTTGATCGAATACAGGATATTGCAGCCACGGCCGACTTCATTATTTTAGCAGCTCCCGTCAGCATTATTCTAGAGCATATGGAACAGTTGGCAGAAATGCAGCTAAAGCCGGATGTCATAGTGACCGATGTCGGCAGCACCAAACGACAAGTCATGGCCAAAGCGAAAATTTTAACAGATCAGGGCATCATTTTTATTGGAGGCCATCCGATGGCCGGTTCACACAAAACAACAGTTCTTGCAGCCAGAGCAGACTTATTTCAAAGTGCCTATTATTTTTTGATTTCTGATACGATCACGGATCAGCAACACCGGAGTGCAATTAAGAGTTTACAGTCACTATTATCCGGCCTAGATGTCAAATGGCAGCTGATTTCAGCACTGCAGCATGACAGAGTTGTAGCCCTAATCAGCCATTTGCCGCATATCATTGCTTCCGGATTAGTCAACATGTCGCAAGATGAATTGAGTCATTCACCATTATCTTTGAAACTGGCTGCGGGCGGTTTCCGGAGTATCACCAGAATAGCATCTTCCGATCCGGAGATGTGGACTGATATTCTATTAAGTAACAGTAATACTATCGGCGATAAAATCGAACACTTTGTCCGAATACTGCAGCAAGTCAGGCAAGCTATAGCTCAATCGGACCGCGATGCGATTTGGAATTATTTTTACAGTGCTAAAATCACAAGGGACAGTATAAATACTCAGGCGGGCAGGCACGTCCCGAATTTCTACGATTTATTTATCAACATTCCCGATCAGGTGGGGGCAATTGCTAAAGTCACTCATATTTTAGAAGAAGCAAAAATTAATTTGATTAATATTCATATTTTAGAAATCCGAGAAGAAACGGATGGGGTTTTGCAGCTATCTTTTTCAAATCAAAAAGATTTAATTGATGCAAAGGGTGAATTACAGCGGCGCGGACTGTCAGTAGTAGGGGGTGATTAA
- a CDS encoding shikimate kinase, with the protein MANIVLVGFMGSGKTTIGRLLADFIHCPHLDLDHIIIEDSGQSINQIFAEQGEKYFRELESKTLVSALCRDGILSTGGGTLISPINRRVLNQSGIPVIFLKTSPKVILERLQGDQTRPLARALDEKKLIALCQERDRYYERSADIKIITDQKAPLEIVHEIIEKIGVYFLNRINIAEK; encoded by the coding sequence ATGGCTAATATAGTACTGGTTGGCTTTATGGGCAGCGGCAAAACAACAATCGGGCGTTTATTAGCCGATTTCATTCACTGTCCCCATCTTGACTTGGACCATATCATTATCGAAGATTCAGGCCAATCGATTAACCAGATCTTCGCAGAACAGGGGGAAAAATATTTCCGCGAATTGGAATCAAAGACCCTTGTGTCAGCACTTTGCCGGGATGGGATTTTATCAACAGGTGGCGGCACACTGATCAGCCCAATCAATCGTCGCGTGTTAAATCAATCCGGTATTCCCGTTATTTTTTTAAAAACCTCTCCGAAAGTTATTCTGGAACGGCTGCAGGGTGATCAGACGAGACCTTTGGCTCGGGCGCTGGACGAAAAAAAGTTAATCGCGCTTTGTCAGGAACGGGATCGTTACTATGAACGATCTGCCGATATTAAAATTATCACTGACCAAAAAGCACCATTGGAAATTGTTCACGAGATCATAGAGAAAATCGGCGTCTACTTTTTGAACAGAATAAATATAGCCGAAAAATAA
- a CDS encoding RidA family protein — protein sequence MKKQIATSEAPQAVGPYSQAVGAGGFIFVSGQIPLDTATGTIVEGDIKTQAGRIFKNISAILEEAGLGFPDVVSATVFLTDIEDFAAVNQVYGEYFKGGVLPARSAVQICALPKGARLEISCVAFDEK from the coding sequence ATGAAAAAACAAATCGCAACATCAGAGGCACCGCAGGCGGTCGGCCCCTACTCTCAGGCAGTCGGCGCAGGCGGATTTATTTTTGTTTCCGGACAGATTCCACTCGATACGGCAACAGGTACGATTGTTGAGGGAGATATCAAAACCCAGGCAGGACGAATCTTCAAAAATATCAGTGCCATTCTGGAAGAAGCCGGACTCGGTTTCCCCGATGTCGTCAGCGCGACAGTCTTTCTCACCGATATCGAAGATTTTGCCGCAGTCAATCAGGTCTACGGGGAATATTTCAAAGGAGGCGTTCTCCCTGCCCGATCTGCGGTGCAGATCTGCGCGCTGCCGAAGGGTGCCAGGCTGGAGATTTCCTGTGTGGCATTTGATGAAAAATAA
- a CDS encoding DUF1659 domain-containing protein, which produces MANSTIAASAFVLTFDGGKDGKGNPILLTKAFRNIKPAASYGALLAIAGKLAPLQQHPLVSVERNDTSEITA; this is translated from the coding sequence ATGGCAAACAGTACGATTGCGGCATCCGCATTTGTCTTAACGTTTGACGGCGGGAAGGATGGAAAGGGCAATCCTATTCTTCTGACCAAAGCTTTCCGCAATATCAAGCCTGCTGCGTCTTATGGCGCATTGCTGGCTATTGCCGGCAAACTGGCGCCGCTGCAGCAGCACCCGCTGGTTTCAGTCGAACGCAATGACACATCTGAAATCACTGCCTGA
- a CDS encoding DUF2922 domain-containing protein, with protein sequence MKTLNLVFLNEQGKSVTLSVNDPVEPADPAAVKSAMQEILAQNVFISTGGLLTQIKSARISENNATPIPVD encoded by the coding sequence ATGAAAACACTCAATCTCGTATTTTTAAATGAGCAGGGTAAGAGTGTCACACTTTCGGTTAACGATCCGGTTGAACCTGCTGATCCGGCAGCTGTTAAGAGCGCCATGCAGGAAATTCTCGCGCAAAATGTGTTTATTTCTACCGGTGGTTTGCTGACTCAGATCAAGTCGGCCCGAATCTCTGAAAATAACGCTACACCGATTCCGGTCGACTGA
- a CDS encoding YvrJ family protein, whose protein sequence is MDVWLPIIRDVGFPAVVTFFLLYRIEGKLDELIQSVRALPVSQTAERADDRSLPKMKKQG, encoded by the coding sequence ATGGACGTATGGCTTCCGATCATCAGGGATGTGGGCTTTCCGGCAGTCGTCACATTTTTTCTTCTCTACAGGATTGAAGGAAAACTGGATGAACTGATCCAGTCGGTTAGAGCACTCCCTGTCAGTCAGACGGCTGAGCGGGCAGATGACCGCTCGCTTCCGAAAATGAAAAAACAGGGATAA
- a CDS encoding L,D-transpeptidase family protein yields MKDKENSTAPVAGGITGPVVAQTKLASRTQQIVIVAASGSNARVTFWEKSGGTWRERLSANGYVGSNGVGATKEGRCTTPYGAYLLGPAFGTENPGTSLPFRLITPQSWWVEDSKSLNYNTWQEGTHFNAPSEHLADYPVQYHYGVVINYNTARTPYAGSGFFLHCDNGGPTAGCVSIPTAQMRQLMQMLRPGAYIVNVNSEREIRNF; encoded by the coding sequence GTGAAAGATAAAGAAAATTCTACAGCCCCCGTTGCGGGTGGTATAACCGGGCCTGTGGTTGCGCAGACAAAACTTGCCTCCCGGACGCAGCAGATTGTTATCGTTGCGGCCTCCGGGAGCAACGCGCGTGTTACATTCTGGGAGAAGAGCGGAGGGACGTGGCGTGAACGGCTTTCCGCAAACGGGTACGTCGGGTCAAATGGCGTTGGCGCAACCAAAGAAGGAAGGTGCACAACACCCTATGGCGCTTACTTGCTTGGCCCGGCATTTGGAACGGAAAATCCAGGCACGTCACTTCCTTTCAGGCTGATTACACCGCAATCGTGGTGGGTAGAGGACAGCAAAAGTCTCAATTATAATACATGGCAGGAAGGCACACATTTTAACGCGCCAAGCGAGCATCTGGCCGATTATCCGGTTCAGTACCATTACGGAGTGGTTATCAACTATAATACAGCGCGAACACCTTATGCCGGGTCCGGTTTCTTTCTCCATTGCGACAACGGAGGCCCGACTGCGGGCTGCGTCTCCATCCCAACGGCGCAGATGCGCCAGTTGATGCAGATGCTCCGACCGGGCGCTTATATTGTTAATGTGAACAGTGAACGGGAGATCAGGAATTTCTGA
- a CDS encoding PTS mannitol transporter subunit IICBA codes for MSEGKSLKLGVQKFGNFLSSMIMPNIGAFIAWGLITALFIPAGWWPNQALSGLVSPMVTYLLPILIGYTGGKLVFGNRGAVVGAIATAGAIIGTNIPMFLGAMIMGPLGAYLIKKFDQLVDGKVKPGFEMLVDNFSAGILGGLLAVIAFLVIGPTVDVVSKALATGVEWLIHADLLPLASLFIEPGKVLFLNNAINHGVLTPIGIEQARQYGKSVLFLLEANPGPGMGVLLAYCFFGKGNAKKTAPGAAIIHFIGGIHEIYFPYVLMKPLLLIATIIGGMSGVFTLITLKGGLVGPASPGTIIAVLAMTPKSFTSFTANIADVLISMTVSFLIASFILKVDKSGNEDLEGATKKMEALKGKKSSVSGVLVGAREFDPAKVKKIIFACDAGMGSSAMGASLLKKKVKAAGLNIYVTNAAVSSIPKDAQIVVTQSELTPRARDHAPEAYHVSVDNFLTSPAYDELIDQLKHGEKIQAEKAIESEDIFEDEKILKKENIFLKKSFSNKEEAIRFAGQALVDSGYVNPSYVDGMLARDQDMSTYMGNEIAIPHGTENDKKDVIASGIVIVQIPGGVDFDGNKVRLLFGIAGKNNGHLTILSKIAVVCAEMDNVNQMVGAQSANELLAVINQTIKQHA; via the coding sequence ATGTCTGAAGGAAAAAGTCTAAAACTTGGAGTACAGAAGTTCGGCAATTTTCTCAGTTCGATGATCATGCCAAATATCGGCGCCTTTATTGCGTGGGGACTCATTACCGCGCTGTTTATTCCGGCAGGCTGGTGGCCAAATCAGGCACTGAGCGGACTTGTCAGCCCAATGGTTACCTACTTGCTGCCGATATTGATTGGCTATACAGGCGGCAAGCTGGTTTTTGGCAATCGCGGCGCTGTCGTCGGCGCGATTGCGACTGCCGGAGCCATTATCGGCACCAATATCCCGATGTTTTTAGGCGCAATGATTATGGGCCCTCTTGGTGCCTATCTGATTAAGAAATTTGATCAATTAGTCGACGGAAAAGTTAAACCCGGTTTCGAAATGCTCGTTGACAACTTCTCGGCAGGCATTCTCGGAGGGCTGCTGGCAGTTATCGCTTTTCTCGTCATCGGTCCGACAGTCGATGTAGTCAGCAAGGCGCTGGCAACCGGTGTCGAATGGCTGATCCATGCGGATCTTCTGCCGCTTGCCAGTCTGTTCATTGAACCAGGGAAAGTGCTTTTCCTGAACAATGCAATTAACCATGGTGTTCTGACACCGATTGGGATTGAGCAGGCCAGACAATATGGAAAATCGGTTCTCTTCCTGCTTGAAGCCAATCCGGGGCCGGGAATGGGTGTCCTGCTGGCCTATTGCTTCTTTGGCAAAGGAAATGCAAAAAAGACCGCTCCTGGAGCAGCAATCATTCATTTCATTGGCGGCATTCATGAAATCTATTTTCCATACGTATTAATGAAACCGCTCTTGTTGATTGCTACTATTATCGGCGGTATGAGCGGTGTATTCACGTTGATTACGTTAAAAGGCGGCTTAGTCGGACCGGCTTCACCAGGCACCATCATTGCCGTACTCGCGATGACACCTAAGTCCTTCACCAGTTTTACAGCAAACATCGCCGACGTACTGATTTCGATGACCGTTTCTTTCCTGATCGCTTCTTTTATACTTAAAGTGGATAAGAGCGGCAATGAGGATCTTGAAGGCGCTACGAAAAAAATGGAGGCACTGAAGGGGAAGAAAAGCAGTGTTTCCGGTGTGCTGGTCGGTGCAAGAGAATTCGACCCTGCCAAAGTTAAAAAAATTATTTTCGCCTGTGATGCAGGTATGGGCTCAAGTGCGATGGGGGCGTCGCTTCTGAAGAAGAAAGTTAAGGCAGCGGGGCTGAACATTTATGTTACCAACGCCGCGGTCAGTTCGATCCCAAAGGATGCTCAGATTGTCGTAACCCAGTCAGAGCTGACACCGCGGGCGAGAGATCATGCTCCGGAGGCCTATCACGTGTCCGTGGATAATTTCCTGACCAGCCCGGCTTATGATGAACTGATTGATCAGCTGAAGCACGGGGAAAAAATTCAGGCAGAAAAAGCGATTGAAAGCGAAGATATTTTTGAAGATGAGAAAATACTGAAAAAAGAAAATATATTCCTGAAAAAATCTTTCTCAAATAAAGAAGAAGCGATCCGTTTTGCCGGTCAGGCGCTTGTTGACAGCGGCTATGTTAACCCGTCTTATGTTGATGGTATGTTGGCGCGCGATCAGGATATGTCCACCTATATGGGCAATGAGATCGCGATCCCTCATGGAACAGAGAACGACAAAAAGGATGTTATCGCTTCGGGTATTGTGATTGTCCAGATACCGGGCGGCGTCGACTTTGACGGAAATAAAGTGCGCCTGCTGTTCGGTATTGCCGGTAAAAACAACGGCCACCTGACCATCCTTTCCAAGATCGCTGTTGTTTGCGCTGAAATGGACAATGTCAACCAAATGGTTGGCGCCCAGTCTGCAAATGAATTACTGGCAGTCATCAACCAGACAATCAAGCAACATGCGTGA